In Sander lucioperca isolate FBNREF2018 chromosome 12, SLUC_FBN_1.2, whole genome shotgun sequence, one DNA window encodes the following:
- the avpr2aa gene encoding vasopressin V2 receptor, translated as MESISVETDWDGLALSSLVTTGRNNFSSSSLFLSELNSLNSSHSGGSFFGIFPENGSTTTPYTLPQPKMRDLGLARAEIAVLGVVLALTTLGNSFVLWVLLRRRKHNAPMHVFMVNLCVADLVVALFQVLPQLIWDITERFQGPDFLCRSIKYLQIVGMFASSYMIVAMTVDRHQAICCPLQAYRGGAMSCWNTPVMVAWGLALVLSIPQVFIFSRSEVASGEFECWGHFAEPWGLKAYVTWMTMAVFVLPALIITICQIRIFREIHNNIYLKSERIVMTELKKNEIFFRFHSFKKEDERARERERERERGIWASGGGGRNDRGGQLIKGVNNNPHNNTHNSQVGQCYDYVPSSIQYNSCCGEHVTTTSPTQQQTLKGSDCQDSYMSYELASGSPRCSLDYARPPPPATPPPATPPPSITKAMSKTVRMTLVIVLVYTICWSPFFIVQLWAAWDPNPPHQARVAFTILMLLASLNSCTNPWIYTAFSSSVSRELQNLLQCRSRTGRRGSLPDDSTTTHTSTTKDTLY; from the exons ATGGAAAGCATCAGTGTGGAAACGGACTGGGATGGGTTAGCCCTGTCCTCTCTGGTCACAACAGGAAGGAACAACTTCTCGTCCTCATCTTTGTTTCTTTCTGAACTGAACTCCCTCAACAGTTCTCACAGCGGGGGATCCTTCTTCGGGATTTTCCCTGAGAATGGTTCCACCACCACGCCTTACACCCTGCCCCAGCCCAAGATGAGGGACCTGGGCCTGGCCCGGGCAGAGATTGCAGTGCTCGGGGTGGTGCTGGCTCTTACCACCCTGGGGAATAGCTTTGTGCTGTGGGTTctgctgaggaggaggaagcataatgccCCCATGCACGTGTTCATGGTCAACCTGTGTGTGGCTGACCTGGTGGTGGCCCTCTTTCAG GTTCTTCCCCAGCTCATATGGGACATCACAGAGAGGTTTCAGGGGCCTGACTTTCTCTGCCGGTCCATCAAGTACTTGCAGATTGTGGGCATGTTTGCTTCCTCCTACATGATAGTTGCCATGACGGTAGATCGGCACCAGGCCATCTGCTGCCCGTTGCAGGCCTACCGTGGGGGAGCAATGTCCTGCTGGAACACCCCTGTCATGGTGGCCTGGGGCTTGGCTCTAGTTCTCAGCATACCGCAG GTGTTCATCTTCTCTCGCTCAGAAGTGGCTTCTGGGGAGTTTGAGTGCTGGGGTCACTTTGCTGAGCCGTGGGGGCTGAAGGCCTACGTCACCTGGATGACCATGGCTGTCTTCGTCCTGCCCGCCCTCATCATTACCATCTGTCAG ATAAGAATCTTCCGAGAGATTCACAATAACATCTACCTGAAGTCAGAGAGGATAGTGATGACTGAGTTAAAGAAGAAtgaaatcttcttccgcttccACAGCTTTAAGAAGGAGGACGAGCGGgccagggagagggagagggagagggagagggggataTGGGCGTCTGGAGGAGGGGGTAGGAACGACAGAGGAGGGCAGCTCATAAAGGGTGTGAATAACAACCCTCACAATAACACCCATAACAGCCAAGTGGGACAGTGTTACGACTATGTACCATCATCTATCCAGTATAACAGTTGCTGTGGTGAACATGTGACAACAACATCGCCTACACAGCAGCAAACACTGAAGGGCTCAGATTGCCAGGACTCCTACATGTCCTACGAGCTAGCCTCAGGCTCACCCCGCTGCTCCCTTGACTATGCACGCCCTCCCCCTCCAGCCACTCCCCCTCCAGCCACTCCGCCTCCAAGCATCACTAAAGCCATGTCCAAGACAGTGAGAATGACCCTGGTCATTGTGCTGGTCTATACTATCTGCTGGTCACCTTTCTTCATTGTCCAGCTTTGGGCGGCCTGGGACCCTAACCCTCCACACCAAG CAAGAGTGGCCTTCACTATCCTGATGCTGCTGGCTAGTCTGAACTCGTGCACCAACCCGTGGATCTACACAGCTTTCTCCAGCAGCGTGTCCAGAGAGCTGCAGAACCTGCTGCAGTGTCGGTCGCGAACTGGCCGCCGGGGCTCCCTGCCCGACGActccaccaccacacacacctcCACCACCAAGGACACCCTGTACTGA
- the ssr4 gene encoding translocon-associated protein subunit delta, translating into MIRIAAFLALLVVACSGETCTDPAITPSAYTTSDAVISSESVFIVELSLACANGAQSVTLYADVNGRQFPVTRGQDVGKYQVSWSLPHKQASSGTYQVKFFDEESYSALRKAQRNNEDVNAIQPLFSVNIDHRGAWNGPWVSTEVVAALMGILVYYMAFSAKGTIQA; encoded by the exons ATGATTCGGATAGCTGCTTTCCTCGCTCTGCTGGTGGTCGCCTGCTCGG GAGAGACCTGCACAGACCCAGCAATCACCCCGTCGGCCTACACCACCTCTGACGCCGTCATCTCCTCCGAGTCCGTCTTCATCGTTGAACTCAGCCTGGCCTGTGCCAACGGAGCACAG AGTGTGACTCTGTATGCTGATGTCAATGGAAGACAGTTCCCTGTGACTAGAGGCCAGGATGTTGGCAAGTACCAG GTGTCCTGGAGTCTTCCTCACAAACAGGCCAGCTCTGGAACATATCAGGTCAAATTCTTTGATGAGGAGTCCTACAGTGCCCTGCGTAAG GCCCAGAGAAACAATGAAGATGTAAATGCCATTCAGCCTCTCTTCTCTGTCAACATTGACCACAGG GGTGCTTGGAACGGCCCATGGGTGTCTACTGAGGTGGTGGCTGCCCTCATGGGTATCCTGGTCTACTACATGGCCTTCAGTGCTAAGGGCACCATCCAAGCATAA